In Eschrichtius robustus isolate mEscRob2 chromosome 11, mEscRob2.pri, whole genome shotgun sequence, the following proteins share a genomic window:
- the KCTD14 gene encoding BTB/POZ domain-containing protein KCTD14, with protein MMSLTSAPGSRPLRRAVTPVGRQTESPVVELNVGGEFYTTTLGTLRKLPGSKLAEMFSSSAKACLDAEGRFFIDRCGTYFGPILEYLRSGQLPTQHIPEVYREAQFYEIKPLIKLLEDMPQIFGEQVARKQFLLQVPGYSENLELMVRLARAEAVAARCSSVLVCLVQNEKDDANCADALRSLEADKRSVVKFGPWKAALDIRDLLDCMNMDIEAQGYQVRYSHNSPLPAKVSDYFYTFSFSWW; from the exons ATGATGAGCCTGACCTCGGCGCCCGGTTCCCGGCCGTTGCGCCGGGCCGTGACCCCCGTGGGCCGGCAGACG GAATCTCCTGTAGTGGAGCTGAACGTTGGGGGTGAGTTCTATACCACCACCTTGGGCACCCTGAGAAAACTCCCAGGCTCAAAGCTGGCAGAGATGTTCTCCAGCTCCGCCAAGGCCTGCCTGGATGCGGAGGGACGCTTCTTCATCGATCGCTGTGGCACCTATTTTGGACCCATCCTGGAATATCTGCGCAGTGGGCAGCTGCCCACACAGCACATCCCCGAGGTGTACCGTGAGGCTCAGTTCTACGAAATCAAGCCTTTAATCAAACTCTTGGAGGACATGCCACAGATCTTTGGTGAGCAGGTAGCTCGGAAGCAGTTTTTGCTGCAGGTGCCAGGCTACAGTGAGAACCTGGAGCTTATGGTGCGCCTGGCGCGTGCTGAGGCCGTGGCGGCGCGCTGCTCTAGTGTTCTGGTGTGCCTGGTACAGAACGAAAAGGATGACGCAAACTGCGCGGACGCCCTGCGCTCCCTGGAGGCGGACAAGAGGTCAGTGGTCAAATTCGGGCCTTGGAAGGCAGCCCTGGATATCAGGGACCTCCTGGACTGCATGAACATGGACATTGAGGCCCAAGGGTACCAGGTACGCTATTCACACAACAGTCCGTTACCGGCCAAGGTCTCCGACTACTTCTATACCTTCAGCTTCAGCTGGTGGTGA